One Verrucomicrobiota bacterium genomic window carries:
- a CDS encoding HD domain-containing protein → MMIQDTRRRAEVAALLAAREAEPAHVEQVARLCCQLWQSLRAEPPLPRLTPAAPEWLEAAALLHDIGWSECPDGGGHHKASARLIREFAWQHWTVFEIEVFSLIARYHRKAEPSRDHEPFARLDPVQQDHVRTLAALLRVADGLDRRHLARVAALRGMARPDVIVVSLTPDRTGDPLEEEIAGAQRKCGLAETVFGKPWTFQRDA, encoded by the coding sequence ATGATGATCCAGGACACTCGCCGCCGTGCGGAAGTCGCCGCGTTGCTGGCGGCCCGCGAAGCCGAACCCGCCCACGTCGAGCAGGTGGCTCGCTTGTGCTGTCAACTCTGGCAGTCCCTGCGTGCCGAACCTCCGCTCCCCCGCCTGACACCTGCGGCGCCCGAATGGCTCGAGGCCGCTGCACTCCTCCACGACATCGGCTGGTCCGAATGCCCCGACGGCGGCGGACATCACAAAGCCTCCGCCCGCCTCATCCGTGAATTTGCCTGGCAACACTGGACCGTTTTCGAAATCGAAGTGTTTTCCCTTATCGCCCGCTACCACCGCAAAGCCGAGCCGAGCCGCGACCATGAACCGTTCGCGCGCCTCGATCCGGTCCAACAAGACCACGTCCGCACCCTCGCGGCCCTCCTTCGGGTCGCCGACGGACTGGACCGCCGGCATTTGGCTCGGGTTGCCGCCCTGCGGGGCATGGCCCGCCCCGATGTCATCGTGGTCTCTTTAACTCCCGACCGGACCGGAGACCCGCTCGAGGAGGAGATCGCCGGAGCTCAACGCAAATGCGGGCTCGCCGAAACCGTTTTCGGCAAGCCCTGGACTTTCCAACGGGATGCCTAG
- a CDS encoding DUF3379 domain-containing protein, with protein sequence MNIDEAKFILNASRSNESTESDPKLAEARRELETNPELARWFDSLQQFDRDIASKLQSIPMPEGLVERIRAGHAVSRIPVPWHRRFALAWAAAFLVLAVGAGLFFLSRPSRSPQTFAAFRQDMVRFMDEKWDRTFDLADRDFSKLQSWLEAKSPALKLQVSSILEASRTYGCKSFAWHGATATLVCFVPDTTGQVVHVLAVDRSVILDDPGSAPLSARVGEWNTSTWSRDGKVYVALTTASGDALAKCL encoded by the coding sequence ATGAACATCGACGAAGCCAAATTTATCCTCAACGCCTCCCGCTCCAACGAGTCGACCGAGTCCGACCCTAAACTGGCCGAGGCGCGTCGTGAACTCGAAACCAACCCCGAACTTGCCCGCTGGTTCGATTCCCTGCAGCAGTTCGATCGTGACATCGCTTCCAAATTGCAATCCATTCCCATGCCCGAAGGCTTGGTGGAGCGGATTCGCGCCGGGCACGCCGTGTCCCGCATCCCGGTGCCATGGCATCGGCGGTTCGCTCTCGCGTGGGCTGCCGCGTTCCTCGTTCTGGCTGTGGGCGCCGGGCTGTTCTTCCTCTCGCGCCCATCGCGCAGTCCCCAAACTTTCGCCGCCTTTCGCCAGGACATGGTCCGCTTCATGGATGAAAAGTGGGATCGCACCTTCGACTTGGCCGACCGGGATTTTTCCAAGCTTCAATCCTGGCTCGAGGCCAAGTCACCCGCCTTGAAACTCCAAGTCTCGAGCATCCTCGAGGCGAGCCGCACCTATGGTTGCAAGAGCTTCGCCTGGCATGGAGCCACCGCCACACTGGTTTGCTTCGTCCCGGACACGACCGGCCAGGTCGTCCATGTGCTCGCCGTCGATCGAAGCGTGATCCTCGACGATCCCGGCTCCGCCCCCTTGTCCGCCCGGGTGGGCGAATGGAACACCTCCACCTGGTCCCGCGACGGCAAGGTTTATGTGGCCCTCACCACCGCCAGCGGCGACGCGCTCGCAAAATGCCTCTGA
- a CDS encoding thymidylate kinase, protein MPRPNPAPRKVSSKASRPAAEVLIPRPSRKRFFGQGIPGVNLEELVGKLVVVEGADGSGRSTQISRLVDWLEGCGHATVQVGLKRSTLVSEELQQAQNGNILSHTTMSLFYATDFADQLENVILPSLRAGFVVLADRYIYTLMARDLVRGMDEAWLKNLYGMALAPDAIFYLNVSPEELVQRNFAKNHALTYWESGMDLGLATDMFDSFLKYQGLMRDQFKRLQALYGFTMIDGHRGSEEISVELRSRIQDVLAA, encoded by the coding sequence ATGCCCCGCCCCAACCCCGCCCCGCGCAAAGTCTCGAGCAAGGCCTCGCGCCCGGCCGCCGAGGTGCTCATTCCCCGCCCCAGTCGCAAACGGTTTTTCGGCCAGGGCATCCCCGGGGTCAACTTGGAGGAACTCGTCGGGAAATTGGTGGTCGTGGAAGGCGCCGACGGATCCGGACGATCCACCCAGATCTCCCGCCTCGTGGATTGGCTCGAAGGCTGCGGCCATGCCACCGTCCAGGTCGGCCTCAAACGATCCACGTTGGTCAGTGAGGAACTGCAACAAGCTCAGAACGGGAACATCCTCAGCCATACCACCATGAGCTTGTTCTACGCGACCGATTTTGCAGACCAGCTCGAGAACGTCATCCTCCCTTCCCTCCGGGCGGGCTTTGTTGTCCTGGCCGACCGATACATCTATACCCTGATGGCGCGGGACCTCGTCCGGGGCATGGATGAAGCCTGGCTCAAGAACCTCTACGGCATGGCCCTCGCGCCTGACGCAATCTTTTACCTGAACGTCTCTCCCGAGGAACTCGTCCAGCGCAATTTCGCCAAGAATCACGCCCTCACTTATTGGGAAAGCGGCATGGACCTCGGGCTGGCGACCGACATGTTCGATAGTTTCTTGAAATACCAGGGCTTGATGCGCGACCAGTTCAAGCGACTCCAGGCGCTCTACGGATTTACCATGATCGATGGTCATCGAGGTTCGGAAGAGATCAGTGTTGAATTGCGCTCTCGTATCCAGGACGTCCTTGCCGCCTGA
- a CDS encoding AAA family ATPase gives MAEPKKKQGAPSGSASPTLEELEKLSTLQLLDWLAMRGGGRAWSPSEYAFVRDRIAGLEEMNDQARQAIEKLDAAVDQLRAPALRAGTFLESLGPKEALVCVGGSDYLCQVDPDIAAQGLQIGERVLCNQAFAVVRALGFDRSGPIVRVEDVLSDGRLRIGQDATGPQTVVVRSALLSKDKIKPGVEIRLDPFQRVALEVVGVSKRIHRVLESVPEIPWSAIGGQEEAVSAIRDAMEMPFLHRDLFKAFDHAVPKGFLLYGPPGCGKTLLGKAAAYNLRRQHQARTGQDRPEFFLHIKGPEILNMWVGESERQVRDLFAQCREKAREGALAFLFIDEAESLLGTRHGGRFHHMSSTMVPMFCAEMDGLEPLQNVVVMLASNRADLIDPAILRPGRVDRKIRVRRPDEAGARAIYALYLKEGLPLAEPREVLAAAAAECQFARTESREFLEVTYRSGRRDVLYQGDLASGAIIAAIVERAKGAAIKRSVELGVVSPLTREDLLQSLDREYGENDLFPANDLTEDWLKLTDFDPHNVVRLGPVRPRGATELTVSVV, from the coding sequence ATGGCGGAGCCCAAGAAAAAGCAAGGCGCCCCCTCCGGTTCGGCGTCGCCGACCCTCGAGGAATTGGAGAAGCTCTCCACGTTGCAACTCCTGGATTGGCTGGCAATGCGGGGCGGAGGCCGCGCCTGGTCCCCTTCCGAGTATGCCTTCGTCCGGGACCGCATCGCGGGTTTGGAGGAAATGAACGATCAAGCCAGGCAGGCGATCGAGAAACTGGACGCGGCGGTCGATCAGCTCAGAGCCCCCGCTCTCCGCGCGGGCACATTCCTCGAGAGTTTGGGACCGAAAGAAGCCCTGGTCTGCGTCGGAGGATCTGATTACCTCTGCCAAGTGGATCCAGACATCGCCGCCCAGGGACTGCAAATCGGGGAGCGCGTGCTCTGCAATCAAGCTTTTGCGGTGGTGCGAGCCCTGGGATTTGACCGTTCGGGCCCGATCGTTCGCGTGGAGGACGTGCTCTCGGACGGACGCCTCCGCATTGGCCAGGACGCGACCGGCCCGCAGACCGTGGTGGTGAGATCCGCGCTGTTATCCAAGGACAAGATCAAGCCGGGCGTGGAGATCCGGCTGGATCCGTTTCAACGGGTGGCGTTGGAGGTGGTGGGCGTCTCGAAGCGGATTCATCGCGTGCTGGAGTCTGTTCCGGAAATTCCCTGGAGCGCGATCGGCGGGCAGGAGGAAGCGGTTTCGGCCATTCGGGACGCGATGGAAATGCCGTTCCTGCACCGCGATTTGTTCAAGGCGTTCGACCACGCGGTTCCGAAGGGCTTTCTCCTCTATGGACCTCCCGGCTGCGGCAAGACGCTTTTGGGGAAGGCGGCGGCCTACAATCTGCGCCGCCAGCATCAAGCGAGAACGGGGCAGGATCGACCCGAATTTTTTCTGCATATCAAGGGCCCGGAGATCCTGAACATGTGGGTGGGGGAGTCCGAACGGCAAGTGAGGGATCTCTTCGCTCAGTGCCGGGAGAAAGCGCGGGAGGGTGCGCTCGCGTTCTTGTTCATCGACGAAGCCGAGTCGCTGCTGGGCACGCGGCACGGCGGCCGTTTTCATCACATGTCCAGCACCATGGTCCCGATGTTCTGCGCGGAAATGGACGGCCTGGAACCGTTGCAGAATGTGGTCGTGATGCTGGCTTCGAACCGGGCGGATCTCATCGACCCGGCCATTCTGCGACCGGGCCGGGTCGACCGGAAGATTCGCGTGCGGCGGCCGGACGAGGCCGGCGCTCGGGCTATTTATGCGCTCTACCTCAAGGAGGGCTTGCCGCTGGCCGAGCCGAGGGAGGTCCTGGCCGCGGCGGCGGCGGAGTGCCAGTTCGCGCGGACGGAAAGCCGTGAATTCCTTGAGGTGACTTATCGCAGCGGACGGCGTGACGTGTTGTATCAGGGAGACCTGGCCAGCGGCGCCATCATTGCGGCCATCGTCGAGCGAGCCAAAGGCGCGGCCATCAAGCGCTCCGTGGAACTCGGTGTCGTGTCTCCTTTGACCCGGGAAGATCTGCTGCAAAGCCTCGACCGCGAGTATGGTGAGAACGATTTGTTCCCCGCGAACGATCTGACGGAGGACTGGCTGAAATTGACTGATTTCGACCCTCACAACGTGGTGAGGCTGGGTCCGGTGCGCCCACGCGGAGCAACCGAGCTTACGGTCAGCGTGGTGTGA
- a CDS encoding thymidylate kinase, with the protein MKTFAQLGFPGRLIAVEGIDGSGKSTQIHLLKRWFEQRGLKVFFTAWNSSILVKSATSKGKKRELLTPTTFSLIHATDFADRYDRQVVPLLRAGYLVLCDRYIFTAFARDVVRGCEPGWVRELYSFAALPDIVFLFKANLNVSLRRILDGRPELKYFEAGMDLRLSQDPYESFRIFQGRLLEQYLAMSTEFGFHIIDANQAVEPQQALARKLVSDRLDLDSFRR; encoded by the coding sequence ATGAAGACGTTTGCCCAGTTGGGTTTTCCTGGCCGGTTGATCGCCGTCGAGGGCATCGACGGTTCCGGCAAGTCCACCCAAATCCACCTGCTCAAACGCTGGTTTGAACAGCGCGGCCTCAAAGTATTCTTCACGGCGTGGAACTCGTCGATCTTGGTCAAGAGCGCGACGAGCAAAGGCAAGAAGCGAGAGCTGCTGACCCCGACCACGTTCAGCCTCATCCATGCCACCGACTTTGCCGACCGTTACGACCGGCAAGTCGTTCCGCTCCTCCGGGCCGGTTACTTGGTTCTGTGCGACCGCTACATTTTTACGGCGTTCGCCCGCGATGTCGTCCGCGGCTGCGAGCCCGGTTGGGTGCGTGAGCTCTATAGCTTCGCCGCGTTGCCCGACATCGTCTTTCTCTTCAAAGCCAATTTGAACGTCTCCCTCCGCCGTATCTTGGACGGTCGCCCCGAACTCAAATATTTCGAGGCGGGCATGGACTTGCGCCTGTCCCAGGATCCCTACGAAAGTTTTCGGATTTTTCAGGGGCGCCTGCTCGAACAGTACCTCGCCATGAGCACCGAATTCGGCTTTCACATCATCGATGCCAACCAAGCCGTCGAACCCCAGCAGGCCTTGGCGCGCAAGCTCGTCTCCGACCGCCTGGACCTCGACTCTTTCCGCCGATAA
- a CDS encoding ROK family protein has product MADPNPKGDYFVGVDLGGTKILAGVFQPQLKCLGRSKLSTKAERGPEEVISRIAKCVEDVIDECDLQKKNIRGIGLGAPGAVDPEEGEVLFAPNLGWEKLPLAKLLEKRLQIPVFLENDCNICTLGVSEAEYGGKAKNLFGIFIGTGIGAGWILDGKLYSGFNRTAGEIGHMVLEVGGPKCGCGSKGCFEALASRSAIFRRIQAAVKGGQKTVLTELLGADLEDLRSGDLRKALKRGDTFVQKVIEEAAEYIGIAVANIINLLNPEVVVLGGGVIEQLADEMMAIIVETAKDYAMPGTCKGIAIEASSLGDGAGITGGAVLARQRTR; this is encoded by the coding sequence ATGGCCGACCCTAATCCCAAAGGAGACTATTTCGTCGGTGTCGATCTGGGCGGGACCAAAATCCTGGCGGGCGTGTTCCAACCTCAGCTCAAGTGCCTGGGGCGCTCCAAGCTCAGCACCAAGGCCGAACGCGGCCCTGAAGAAGTCATCAGTCGAATCGCCAAGTGCGTGGAAGACGTCATCGACGAGTGCGATCTTCAAAAGAAGAACATTCGCGGCATCGGCCTGGGAGCTCCGGGTGCGGTCGATCCCGAGGAAGGCGAAGTCCTTTTCGCCCCCAATCTCGGCTGGGAAAAGCTCCCCTTGGCCAAGCTGCTCGAAAAGCGCCTGCAAATCCCCGTTTTCCTCGAGAACGATTGCAATATCTGCACTCTCGGCGTCAGCGAGGCCGAATACGGAGGCAAGGCCAAGAACCTTTTCGGCATCTTCATCGGAACCGGCATCGGCGCAGGCTGGATTCTCGACGGCAAACTCTACTCGGGGTTCAACCGCACCGCCGGCGAAATCGGCCACATGGTGCTGGAGGTGGGCGGACCCAAATGTGGTTGCGGCAGCAAAGGATGTTTCGAGGCCCTGGCCAGCCGGTCCGCCATCTTCCGTCGCATCCAAGCCGCCGTCAAAGGCGGGCAGAAAACCGTGCTCACGGAATTGCTCGGCGCCGACCTCGAAGACCTCCGCAGCGGCGATCTTCGCAAAGCCCTCAAACGCGGCGACACCTTCGTCCAGAAAGTCATCGAAGAGGCGGCTGAATACATCGGCATCGCCGTCGCCAATATCATCAACCTGCTCAATCCCGAAGTCGTGGTCCTCGGCGGAGGCGTCATCGAACAACTCGCGGACGAAATGATGGCCATCATCGTCGAAACGGCCAAAGACTATGCCATGCCTGGCACCTGCAAGGGCATCGCCATCGAAGCCTCCAGCCTGGGCGACGGCGCCGGAATCACCGGCGGTGCCGTCCTGGCCCGGCAACGCACGCGCTAA
- a CDS encoding site-2 protease family protein, which translates to METHTLVNGLLHYIYFVILLTFHEFAHAWTAWKLGDRTARDLGRISLNPVVHIDPLGTVIIPLIAIALSASAGGVGFFFGWAKPVPVDRSAFSNPRWHDSLVTAAGPAMNLVLAFLLVLLAKGSQIAGSPKAFSVLMDMAYLSTLLCFFNLLPVPPLDGSHLLRNAIRMSDETFLRFSQYGFFIIIVVMQIPWIRNFIAFVVHVSMALMAALAGLRGG; encoded by the coding sequence ATGGAAACCCACACACTGGTCAACGGATTACTCCACTACATCTACTTTGTCATCCTGCTGACCTTTCATGAATTCGCGCATGCGTGGACAGCCTGGAAACTGGGTGATCGAACGGCCCGCGATCTCGGGCGTATTTCCCTCAACCCCGTGGTTCATATCGATCCGCTGGGAACCGTGATCATACCCTTGATCGCCATCGCACTGAGCGCTTCGGCTGGCGGAGTCGGCTTCTTTTTTGGATGGGCGAAGCCCGTGCCCGTCGATCGAAGCGCCTTTTCCAACCCCCGCTGGCATGACTCGCTGGTCACGGCCGCGGGGCCCGCCATGAATCTTGTGCTCGCCTTCCTGCTCGTGCTGCTGGCCAAAGGCAGCCAAATCGCCGGTTCCCCCAAAGCCTTCAGTGTTCTGATGGACATGGCCTACCTGAGCACCCTCCTCTGCTTTTTTAACCTGCTTCCCGTCCCTCCGCTCGATGGATCCCACTTGCTTCGCAATGCGATTCGCATGAGTGATGAAACCTTCCTGCGCTTCAGCCAATACGGATTCTTCATCATCATTGTCGTCATGCAAATTCCCTGGATCCGAAACTTCATTGCCTTCGTCGTGCATGTCTCCATGGCGCTGATGGCCGCTCTCGCCGGTCTCCGCGGAGGTTGA